The sequence TCAATAACTGGGTCATTGTCGCGACCATTAATGGCTGCGAAATAGTCTGTCCATTACCAATAGGCAGTGCGGTATTCTCGTACGCCTTATGGGCTAGTGACTCCGGCATAAATACATGGCGCGGCATTTCAGCTATAACCTGCAACACTTGCTGGTTGGTAATACCCAGATCGCTCAATTGCTGGATAAGCTTTTTGGCTCGCGCCTGTCCACTGATTGTCTTCATCATTTTTTCTGATCTAACCACTCCGTTAACGTATCGGTATGGCGCTGAGCCGTCATATCGAGACTTAATGGCGTAATGGACACATATCCGTCATGAATTGCCGCAAAATCAGTCTGAGGCTCATCACTCGTATGGTGTCCGATTGGACCATACCAAAAAATTTCGTTACCAAAAGGGTCGCGATCGTGCACCATCGTATCCGCACGGTGACGACGTCCTAGTTTCGTTACCTTCGTACCTTTCAACTTATCGTAAGTGGTATAGGGCACATTAATGTTAAGCACGGTATCTAAACGCAACGGCGCTTTTTCCATGTCAGACACAATATCTGCAACAATTTTTGCCGCCGTCTCATAATAGTCGTGACCTCGACCGCCCATAGAAACAGCAATTGACGGCAGTCCCATAAAGCGGCCTTCCATCGCCGCAGCCACCGTGCCGGAGTACAAAACGTCGTCACCCATGTTTGGACTGTCATTAATACCCGAAACCACTAAATCGACGTCTTCCGCTATGGGTGAGTTTGTGCCTAAGTGAACACAGTCTGTTGGTGTGCCATTCACCGAGTAAAAGCCATTATCCAGCTTGCGAATACGAAGTGGGTTGTGCAGCGTTAACGAGTTACTTGCGCCAGAGCAGTTTCTATCCGGCGCA comes from Idiomarina sp. X4 and encodes:
- the surE gene encoding 5'/3'-nucleotidase SurE, with product MMKILLSNDDGVHAPGIRALYLALKEVAEVRVIAPDRNCSGASNSLTLHNPLRIRKLDNGFYSVNGTPTDCVHLGTNSPIAEDVDLVVSGINDSPNMGDDVLYSGTVAAAMEGRFMGLPSIAVSMGGRGHDYYETAAKIVADIVSDMEKAPLRLDTVLNINVPYTTYDKLKGTKVTKLGRRHRADTMVHDRDPFGNEIFWYGPIGHHTSDEPQTDFAAIHDGYVSITPLSLDMTAQRHTDTLTEWLDQKK